In Trifolium pratense cultivar HEN17-A07 linkage group LG7, ARS_RC_1.1, whole genome shotgun sequence, a genomic segment contains:
- the LOC123896664 gene encoding uncharacterized protein LOC123896664, translated as MGVNVSNDFMRLASTFLNCTVGVLPFKYLGLLVGANSGCDATWEPLLVFLRKRLGLWGNKYVRRIQREFLWGGRSGRKKISWIKWDIVCLPKKKGGLGVRDIRMVNISLLAKWRLRLLHDEQAVWKEVLKSKYVVGVVGKTELGEEYKPWFASLWWRDICSIGSNLNHNWFDQSVVKKLGNGMCTSFWKDTWVGDRPLCDRFPRLFSISTQKDALVADVRNPNSSIERWRMLWRQRFFEWETCLFNELMKLINTAKLLDEEDRWGWVPEGGQVFTKGVDYDWERGGLEPLEMPKLCPVRRWEGDYRGTGGKNQGFVLEVVVESIKGCSLSAIRMACGT; from the exons ATGGGGGTGAATGTCTCAAATGATTTCATGAGGTTGGCGTCCACGTTTCTTAACTGTACAGTGGGTGTGTTACCGTTCAAATACTTAGGCCTTCTGGTTGGCGCCAATTCTGGGTGTGATGCAACTTGGGAACCACTGCTTGTATTTCTCCGAAAAAGATTAGGTTTGTGGGGCAATAAGTAT GTTCGTCGAATACAACGGGAGTTTCTTTGGGGCGGTCGGAGTGGAAGAAAGAAGATTAGTTGGATTAAGTGGGATATTGTTTGTCTTCCTAAGAAGAAGGGTGGGCTTGGTGTGAGAGACATTCGCATGGTGAATATCAGTTTATTGGCAAAATGGCGATTGAGGCTTCTTCATGACGAACAAGCAGTGTGGAAGGAGGTTCTGAAGAGTAAGTATGTTGTGGGTGTGGTGGGCAAGACGGAGCTGGGAGAGGAGTACAAGCCTTGGTTTGCATCCCTGTGGTGGAGAGACATATGTTCAATTGGATCGAATCTTAACCATAATTGGTTTGATCAAAGTGTGGTTAAAAAATTGGGCAATGGTATGTGTACAAGTTTCTGGAAGGACACTTGGGTGGGAGATAGGCCGTTATGCGATCGATTCCCTCGCCTTTTCTCTATTTCCACTCAAAAAGATGCGTTGGTAGCAGATGTTAGAAATCCAAACAGTAGTATAGAGCGATGGAGGATGTTATGGCGTCAGAGATTTTTTGAATGGGAAACCTGTTTGTTCAATGAGTTGATGAAGCTAATTAATACGGCGAAACTTCTAGATGAAGAAGACCGATGGGGCTGGGTGCCGGAAGGAGGACAGGTTTTCACG AAAGGGGTTGATTATGATTGGGAACGCGGTGGTTTGGAACCTTTGGAAATGCCGAAACTCTGTCCTGTTCGAAGATGGGAGGGTGACTATCGCGGAACTGGTGGAAAGAATCAAGGTTTCGTCTTGGAAGTGGTGGTTGAGTCGATCAAAGGCTGCTCCTTGTCTGCTATTCGAATGGCGTGTGGAACCTAG
- the LOC123894003 gene encoding factor of DNA methylation 4-like: MDRKSEHIYESDFDYYQDRYYSDLKDGYCRLKISGSTYRCPFCDNKDYYSLSELQRHASRIMDDSRETVKESAKHSALKMYIGKEEPPAVKTSREKLPALSIAENQSPNEIVAGDELFVWPWMVILANNVTTFDPKSGKYVGKNREKIKEELIMKGFQPLKVTVLWNFYGQTPFAIVEFGKEWDAFHNAVMLERSFQAEHCGKKDYLNLDKQDRGDRLYGWMARHDDYNNYRDTFGKHLRANGDLKTVSGKEAEDNRKAKKLVIGLANTLLMKNKEYEQTASKFHEASETLTKVMVEKEEMLELFNKEISKMRQDERDYLENVSKDHEKARLELEARRNVLMSREKDLQKRQADNHNEREKLYLEKKRNEMAIAEQKKADEQMMHLAEEHKKAKEKLHKKIHELERGLDAKHGLELEIEQLRGALQVMNHIGDTDLEEKKKLEAIKMDLKEKEEELKDVEDLQQTLVVQERKTNDELQDARKTLTSWIGCPNARAIISVKMMGKLDIKPFEEAAERKLSDDVNMKAATKTKLSSEVKLKAIEWCSQWEEYLKDPSWHPFKIVIDKEGNSKEILDEEDEKLKSLKEELGDEVHDAVATALKEMNEYNPSGRYTVPELWNFREGRKASLKEGVCHLMKQWKLLKPTTKRKRT, encoded by the exons ATGGATCGAAAATCAGAACATATTTATGAGTCTGATTTTGACTACTATCAAGATAGATATTACAGTGACTTGAAAGATGGTTACTGTAGGTTGAAAATCTCAGGTTCAACATATAGGTGTCCATTCTGTGACAACAAGGATTATTACTCTTTGAGTGAGCTTCAGAGACATGCTTCCAGAATTATGGATGACTCGCGCGAGACGGTTAAGGAAAGTGCCAAACATTCTGCACTTAAAATGTACATTGGTAAAGAAGAGCCACCTGCTGTTAAAACCAGTAGAGAAAAGTTACCTGCTTTGAGTATTGCTGAGAACCAGTCACCGAATGAGATTGTTGCTGGTGATGAATTGTTTGTCTGGCCATGGATGGTAATTCTGGCAAACAATGTTACCACATTTGACCCGAAGAGCGGAAAATATGTTGGAAAGAATCGTGAGAAAATTAAGGAGGAGCTGATCATGAAAGGGTTTCAGCCGCTGAAAGTTACTGTGTTGTGGAACTTTTATGGACAAACACCCTTTGCTATTGTTGAATTTGGCAAAGAGTGGGATGCTTTCCACAATGCTGTGATGTTAGAAAGGAGCTTTCAAGCAGAGCATTGTGGTAAGAAGGATTATTTGAATTTAGACAAGCAGGATCGAGGAGATAGACTCTATGGGTGGATGGCACGTCATGACGACTATAATAATTATCGGGATACATTTGGCAAACACCTCCGGGCAAATGGGGATTTGAAAACTGTTTCTGGAAAAGAAGCTGAGGATAATAGGAAAGCAAAAAAGCTTGTCATTGGTTTGGCCAACACTTTGCTGATGAAAAACAAGGAATATGAACAGACAGCAAGCAAATTTCATGAAGCTAGTGAGACCCTAACAAAAGTAATGGTTGAAAAAGAGGAGATGCTTGAACTTTTTAATAAGG AAATAAGCAAGATGCGGCAGGATGAACGTGATTATCTGGAGAATGTGTCTAAGGATCATGAAAAAGCTAGGTTGGAACTGGAAGCTCGGAGGAATGTACTTATGTCCCGTGAAAAGGATCTGCAGAAGCGTCAAGCAGACAATCATAATGAGAGAGAAAAGCTATATCTTGAAAAGAAAAGA AATGAGATGGCAATAGCAGAGCAAAAAAAGGCTGATGAACAAATGATGCATTTGGCTGAAGAACACAAG AAAGCAAAAGAGAAACTTCACAAGAAAATTCATGAGCTGGAGAGGGGACTTGATGCAAAACATGGATTGGAATTGGAAATTGAACAGCTGAGAGGAGCTCTccaagtaatgaatcacattgGAGATACTGATctggaagagaagaaaaaactgGAGGCAATCAAAATGGATCTGAAAGAAAAGGAAGAGGAATTGAAAGACGTGGAAGATCTTCAACAAACACTGGTTGTTCAGGAGCGCAAAACTAATGACGAATTGCAAGATGCCCGCAAAACTTTAACAAGT TGGATTGGCTGCCCAAATGCTCGAGCCATAATTTCAGTGAAAATGATGGGCAAACTTGATATTAAGCCATTTGAGGAAGCAGCTGAGAGAAAGTTATCTGACGATGTGAATATGAAAGCAGCAACTAAGACAAAACTTTCCTCTGAAGTGAAATTGAAAGCAATTGAGTGGTGCTCACAGTGGGAGGAATATCTTAAGGATCCAAGTTGGCATCCGTTCAAAATTGTAATTGACAAAGAAGGGAACTCCAAG GAAATTttagatgaagaagatgaaaaactGAAAAGTTTGAAAGAAGAGCTTGGGGATGAGGTCCATGATGCAGTAGCTACAGCTCTGAAGGAGATGAATGAGTACAATCCTAGTGGTAGGTACACAGTACCAGAACTCTGGAATTTTAGGGAAGGAAGGAAGGCTTCGTTGAAGGAGGGTGTTTGTCATTTAATGAAGCAATGGAAGCTATTGAAACCAACTACTAAACGAAAGAGAACTTGA
- the LOC123894006 gene encoding factor of DNA methylation 5-like: MAIVEQQKADEQMMHLAEEHKKEKEKLHMKIHDLERELDAKHGLELEIEQLRGALQVMKHTGETDLEEKEKLKAIKMHLQEKEEELEIVEDLKQMLVIWVRKINDELQDARKKLISVCIFLKI, encoded by the exons ATGGCAATAGTAGAGCAACAAAAGGCTGATGAACAAATGATGCATTTGGCCGAAGAACACAAG AAAGAAAAGGAGAAACTTCACATGAAAATTCATGACCTGGAGAGAGAACTTGATGCAAAACATGGATTGGAATTGGAAATTGAACAGCTGAGAGGAGCTCTCCAAGTAATGAAGCACACTGGAGAGACTGATCTGGAAGAGAAGGAAAAACTGAAGGCAATCAAAATGCATCTGCAAGAAAAGGAAGAGGAATTGGAAATCGTGGAAGATCTTAAACAAATGCTGGTTATTTGGGTGCGCAAAATTAATGACGAGTTGCAAGATGCCCGCAAAAAGTTAATAAGTGTATGTATCtttctcaaaatataa
- the LOC123894004 gene encoding uncharacterized protein LOC123894004 translates to MATAAFASSPQIATFLSKSSSSFHFHTPFCPLSLPTTPSFSPIITTSTKSLLFQRKSKLLWPNPVAAAAAAAAVEDAAVDATDQLVSTTSDDGVSVVVSVLFFVAFVGLSVITVGVIYLAVTDFLTKREKEKFEKEEAAKNKNKKKTTKKEKNKLKFVRAGRKAADRKNIQDRDDD, encoded by the exons ATGGCCACTGCTGCATTTGCATCATCTCCGCAGATTGCAACCTTCCTTTcaaaatcttcttcttctttccatTTCCACACACCCTTTTGCCCTCTTAGTCTTCCAACTACTCCATCTTTCTCTCCCATTATCACCACATCTACAAAATCATTACTTTTTCAAAGAAAATCCAAACTACTATGGCCAAATcctgttgctgctgctgctgctgctgcagcTGTTGAAGATGCTGCTGTTGATGCTACGGACCAATTGGTCTCAACCACCTCAGATGATGGAGTGTCTGTAGTTGTATCAGTTCTTTTCTTCGTTGCTTTTGTTGGCTTATCCGTTATCACTGTTGGG GTTATCTATTTAGCAGTAACAGATTTCTTGACAAAGAGAGAGAAggaaaaatttgagaaagaagaagcagctaagaacaaaaacaagaagaagacgacgaagaaagagaagaataaattgaaatttgtaaGGGCAGGACGGAAAGCAGCTGATCGAAAGAATATTCAAGATAGAGATGATGATTGA
- the LOC123894007 gene encoding chaperone protein DnaJ-like isoform X2, which produces MNGLTLLPNMLLSLHPTHHRFLQPSSCFQCFQNQTNCSISIPSCKISHKRFIYHHENKRRGGNRITFVVRAKRGESPYEVLGLSPSASVNEIKKAYRKLALKYHPDVNKEDKAQEKFMRIKHAYNTLLNSSSRKKYDSGSRGYNSSQRSQSRNPQAEEEFYGLGDFFKDLQEEFRNWEASAASQGKPKSLWEELSEIGEEFVEFLEKELNIVDQNDNPQGGNRSNLYETETPSNNTQGKASKGNTSVEDNLDEIEATLAQLKKELGL; this is translated from the exons atgaaTGGATTAACCCTTCTACCTAACATGTTACTTTCTCTTCATCCCACTCACCACCGATTTCTTCAACCATCTTCATGTTTCCAATGCttccaaaaccaaacaaattgTTCAATTTCCATACCCAGTTGCAAAATCAGTCACAAAAGATTTATATATCATCATGAGAACAAAAGAAGAGGTGGCAATAGAATAACGTTTGTTGTAAGAGCAAAGCGTGGTGAATCTCCATATGAAGTTCTGGGTTTGTCTCCTTCTGCATCTGTGAATGAAATCAAGAAAGCCTATAGGAAACTCGCTCTTAAGTATCATCCTGATGTTAATAAAGAG GATAAGGCTCAGGAGAAATTTATGAGGATAAAACATGCATACAATACATTGTTAAATTCTAGTTCTCGCAAAAAATATGATTCTGGAAGTCGTGGTTATAATTCATCTCAAAGAAGCCAAAGTCGGAATCCACAAGCTGAAGAAGAATTTTATGGATTAG GAGACTTCTTTAAGGATCTTCAAGAAGAATTCAGGAATTGGGAAGCCAGTGCAGCTTCACAAGGAAAGCCAAAGAGCCTATGGGAGGAATTGTCG GAAATTGGAGAAGAATTTGTGGAGTTTCTTGAGAAAGAACTCAATATTGTTGATCAAAATGACAATCCTCAGGGAGGAAATCGATCCAATTTATACGAGACAGAGACGCCAAGCAACAACACTCAAGGCAAAGCTAGCAAGGGAAACACAAGCGTTGAGGATAACCTTGATGAAATAGAAGCCACTCTAGCACAGTTAAAAAAGGAGCTAGGCTTATAG
- the LOC123894007 gene encoding dnaJ homolog subfamily B member 8-like isoform X1 gives MNGLTLLPNMLLSLHPTHHRFLQPSSCFQCFQNQTNCSISIPSCKISHKRFIYHHENKRRGGNRITFVVRAKRGESPYEVLGLSPSASVNEIKKAYRKLALKYHPDVNKEDKAQEKFMRIKHAYNTLLNSSSRKKYDSGSRGYNSSQRSQSRNPQAEEEFYGLGNFLRDAQITIGDFFKDLQEEFRNWEASAASQGKPKSLWEELSEIGEEFVEFLEKELNIVDQNDNPQGGNRSNLYETETPSNNTQGKASKGNTSVEDNLDEIEATLAQLKKELGL, from the exons atgaaTGGATTAACCCTTCTACCTAACATGTTACTTTCTCTTCATCCCACTCACCACCGATTTCTTCAACCATCTTCATGTTTCCAATGCttccaaaaccaaacaaattgTTCAATTTCCATACCCAGTTGCAAAATCAGTCACAAAAGATTTATATATCATCATGAGAACAAAAGAAGAGGTGGCAATAGAATAACGTTTGTTGTAAGAGCAAAGCGTGGTGAATCTCCATATGAAGTTCTGGGTTTGTCTCCTTCTGCATCTGTGAATGAAATCAAGAAAGCCTATAGGAAACTCGCTCTTAAGTATCATCCTGATGTTAATAAAGAG GATAAGGCTCAGGAGAAATTTATGAGGATAAAACATGCATACAATACATTGTTAAATTCTAGTTCTCGCAAAAAATATGATTCTGGAAGTCGTGGTTATAATTCATCTCAAAGAAGCCAAAGTCGGAATCCACAAGCTGAAGAAGAATTTTATGGATTAG GTAATTTTTTGAGAGATGCTCAAATAACAATAG GAGACTTCTTTAAGGATCTTCAAGAAGAATTCAGGAATTGGGAAGCCAGTGCAGCTTCACAAGGAAAGCCAAAGAGCCTATGGGAGGAATTGTCG GAAATTGGAGAAGAATTTGTGGAGTTTCTTGAGAAAGAACTCAATATTGTTGATCAAAATGACAATCCTCAGGGAGGAAATCGATCCAATTTATACGAGACAGAGACGCCAAGCAACAACACTCAAGGCAAAGCTAGCAAGGGAAACACAAGCGTTGAGGATAACCTTGATGAAATAGAAGCCACTCTAGCACAGTTAAAAAAGGAGCTAGGCTTATAG